GCTTGTCAGAGGGAACCCCTGCAGGAGACTCCGGGAGGGGTTGGAGTGCCATGGATACTTTGTTGCAGGACAGTGACAGTCAGCCTGAACTCGCAGAGACTTGGTTTCAGAGGTCATGAGAGAAGTTAGTCACAGCCTCTAATGCAACCATCAGAAAACAGCTCAAACTCGTGCAAGTAACAAGGGTTTTATTGGCTCCTGCACCCAGAAGTCCAGGCGTAGGTCTGGTTCCAGGCAAGGCTGGCCGAGAGACTCAATATAGTCAAGGCTCCACTGCTCTGTCAATCCCTCGGCTCTTCCACGCCCAGCTTGGAGCCGTCCTCACAGCCTCTCTCCGTGTGGTGAACAGGATAGCTGCTGGCAGTCCCAGGCTCACATCCTCTAAGCTTGGAAATCCAGCCGCAAGAAGACATCTCCCGCCCAAAGGCTGTAACTCAGTGCTTGGGAAGACTATCATCAGTCCTGCGGGCAACACATAACCACCCAAAACAACCTCCAGGTGGGAGATGGGGAGATGGGCGGCTGGGATAGGAGGGCATGGCGTGGGCCACGCAGCCACTCTTACGGCCAGGGTAGGTTGGGAAGGTGGGCATGGAGGAGGAATTCACAGCCCCACGAGGCTCACCAGGAGTGGGGGAAGAGTTTCTCGGAAGAACTGAAAAACTAAGAAAGCAGCGAGAGCAAACAAAAACCATTGCTATGTAAGCTCTTGGCAGTAACAAAGTAACTATACCTACATACCTCATTTTGCCCAGGACAAAAAGGCTGCCTTTCCAGGATGCTTTGAGGAATTGGAGGGACTGCAGTCTTACTGGGTTTCCCATTTCAGAATACCTGGGCCCATGGCATAATGATGAGCATTCTAGACTCTGAATCCAGAGGTTCTGGCCAATATCCTAATTCTGAAACTGAAGAGCCCTGTGAACGTGGGCAACCCCCTCTGGGTGGTCCTGAGTAAGGAGGCAGTTGAAGACCAGCTCTCCATTCTCAGCTCAGAGATGTCCTTGCcttgtgacttaaaaaaaaaaaaaaaaaatcacttctttcTCGGTGTCAGTTTTATCATCTAAGTGAGGGGAAGGGATTATCTTTAAAATccgttcaattttttaaaaaacacaaaaataggaagaaaaaaaaaaaaacacctgcaatTCTGATTCTCCTGGACAAAACTCTTCCCCATGTGGTTCGTGAACTCCCAATCCAGACACTTAAATTCCGTTCTCAAGGGTGAGGCAGGCAGAGCAGGGAAGCTGGGGTCGTGTCCACAGAGCAGGCCTGCGGGGTATCCAGAGCCAGCACCAGGGGCCCATGAGGCGTGATCCCCAGGAGGCACCTGCAGAACCCATGACGGGGCCTCAGGGCCACAGCTGGGGCTTGGTGAACACTTCACCGTGTGCTTCATATGTCAGCTTGCGCCAGTCCAGGACATTTGGGCTTACGGTCCCACCAACATAGACGCTGTTAATCTCTCCTGGAGACAGCACGAAGTCCCACATGTTCACGTCTCCAATGTCTCCCACCAGGCACTGGTTTGCGTCAAAGCTCCCACCGAAAGAatcctgctcctgccccaggatGATGCTTGCCTCTGTCCCCACAGAGTATCCCTTCTGCAGACTCTTCCTCACCCTGGGCTTCCCGTCCACCCAGAACTCGGCAATCCCTGAGGCGGACTCCCAGCTGGCACAAATGTGTACTGGAGCTACGGTGGCTTCAGGAGCCGCGAATACTACCTCAGGCCCACCCACCCCGAAAGTATATCCTCTACCCTTAGACCAAAATATGAGGATGTCATTAGCTTGTTTCTTTGTAGCATAAGAGAAAATACTGTATCCACGGGTCTTGGATAGCTCAGTGTAGACATGGAGGCACACAGTGAAGGCTTTGAGAGGCTTCTTTACCTGTGCTTTCAGGGATACATAGGAATTGTCCGACTCTGTGGGGAACACAAAGGCCTTCTTATCCATGTCTGCGAGATAGAAAAACAAGTAAAGACGAGAAGTTTCTAAGAGCACAAAGATCTAGCCCCTCACTTACATATAGAGTTTGGGACTGAGAAATAGACTGGCCCCTTCcccagttacacacacacacacacacacacacacacacacatcatgctGATGTTCCACTGACTTCAGCCTGTataatctcaggccccacccccatccctcggATCAGATCTCTGGCATACCCTGGGTGGCCCCTACCTGTCTGGCCAAAAGCATCACAGAAGCTGGTCAAGACCAGGAAACACCACAACAGCTTCTCCATGGTCACGTCCTGCTGCCAACGCTACCAGGACCTGACCTGGCCCCCGTGGAGGAAATATCTTGGGCTGAAAGCTCCGGGGTTGGAAGGCCTAGATCCCTTCCTAGCCTCAGAACTGCCCCACCCAGCCTGGATTTATATCCGAAGCCGTAGGGAGTCTGCGCCGCTTTGTAAATGATTGCCTGACACTCCCTCTCGGGGCAAGTGTCAGGGCTCTGGGAGGAAGGGAAGCAAAATCATTCCAGAACAGAGAAATCAATGCGGGTTATTTATTACAAACCTCCGTGACTACTGAATCGCCAGTTCTTTGTGACGGGAAAAATGAAGGCGTTTCCCAAGGTTCCGCTTTGGCTATTTATCCtgaaaatataagggaaaatcTGGACTTATTAGACCAGTGGCCACCTGTGTGTTCATGGTAGCTGCATCTCCAGCACCTACTTCAGCCCAAGCCACGGAGTGTGACAGAGGAAAGCTGACAGCTTCTGGAGATGGACATTATGACCCTTTTTGGAAGCTACTCGTTTACAGACTgggaaatgaggaaaacaaacatGCATTCCCTGAGCCTAGGACAAATTGTTCT
This region of Microcebus murinus isolate Inina chromosome 2, M.murinus_Inina_mat1.0, whole genome shotgun sequence genomic DNA includes:
- the CRP gene encoding C-reactive protein isoform X3: MEKLLWCFLVLTSFCDAFGQTDMDKKAFVFPTESDNSYVSLKAQVPPGDHASWAPGAGSGYPAGLLCGHDPSFPALPASPLRTEFKCLDWEFTNHMGKSFVQENQNCRYSEMGNPVRLQSLQFLKASWKGSLFVLGKMRTDDSLPKH
- the CRP gene encoding C-reactive protein isoform X1 translates to MEKLLWCFLVLTSFCDAFGQTDMDKKAFVFPTESDNSYVSLKAQVPPGDHASWAPGAGSGYPAGLLCGHDPSFPALPASPLRTEFKCLDWEFTNHMGKSFVQENQNCRYSEMGNPVRLQSLQFLKASWKGSLFVLGKMRYVGIVTLLLPRAYIAMVFVCSRCFLSFSVLPRNSSPTPGEPRGAVNSSSMPTFPTYPGRKSGCVAHAMPSYPSRPSPHLPPGGCFGWLCVARRTDDSLPKH
- the CRP gene encoding C-reactive protein isoform X2 — its product is MEKLLWCFLVLTSFCDAFGQTDMDKKAFVFPTESDNSYVSLKAQVKKPLKAFTVCLHVYTELSKTRGYSIFSYATKKQANDILIFWSKGRGYTFGVGGPEVVFAAPEATVAPVHICASWESASGIAEFWVDGKPRVRKSLQKGYSVGTEASIILGQEQDSFGGSFDANQCLVGDIGDVNMWDFVLSPGEINSVYVGGTVSPNVLDWRKLTYEAHGEVFTKPQLWP